In the genome of Montipora foliosa isolate CH-2021 chromosome 3, ASM3666993v2, whole genome shotgun sequence, one region contains:
- the LOC137997738 gene encoding alpha-1B adrenergic receptor-like has protein sequence MNNNSEYPVGPNSNLSNESCDLPQGHSIALITTNILVGLFGTVGNLLVCIAVASNARLRRSSNYLLFSLAIADLIVTMGCEPLLVVVLTKITFSNDCATNLDDIYKTLSRLSCSASVVHMAAISIDRFLAVVFPLRQEIIMGKYGLKIMLICSWGFPILFPILGIVVPPSFPRGFLAIGTFGLSYFIVITFYLLIVVHLCRIKKKRNQLRARPLSVDVNARVEIRVACTLAIVIGIFTLCWFPLMISLFGAGKSLLKPQGPAHMWVRTLALSNSAMNFFIYTSRIRDFRVAYAGMCRKVLCIARMKNRP, from the coding sequence ATGAATAACAATTCGGAATATCCAGTTGGGCCAAATTCCAATCTATCTAATGAAAGCTGTGATCTTCCTCAGGGGCATAGCATCGCCTTAATAACAACCAACATTTTGGTTGGGCTATTTGGAACAGTCGGCAACTTACTGGTTTGTATTGCTGTTGCATCCAATGCTCGTCTCCGCCGAAGCTCGAACTACCTTCTGTTCAGCTTGGCCATCGCTGATTTGATCGTCACAATGGGATGTGAGCCCCTTCTTGTCGTAGTTCTCACAAAGATTACCTTCTCCAACGACTGCGCAACGAACTTGGATGACATCTACAAAACTCTGTCCAGACTGTCATGCAGTGCCTCAGTTGTTCACATGGCTGCGATCAGCATTGACCGTTTCTTGGCGGTAGTATTTCCCCTTCGACAAGAAATCATTATGGGTAAATATGGATTGAAGATAATGCTGATATGTTCTTGGGGCTTTCCGATTTTGTTTCCAATTCTTGGTATCGTTGTTCCGCCCTCCTTCCCAAGAGGGTTCCTCGCTATCGGAACTTTTGGCCTTAGTTACTTTATAGTCATAACGTTTTATCTGTTGATAGTGGTGCATCTTTGCAGAATTAAGAAGAAACGAAACCAACTAAGAGCACGACCATTGTCCGTGGATGTCAATGCTCGCGTGGAAATTCGTGTGGCTTGCACGCTTGCCATAGTAATTGGTATTTTTACCTTGTGTTGGTTTCCGCTAATGATTTCGTTATTCGGTGCTGGTAAATCGCTTTTGAAGCCGCAGGGACCTGCACACATGTGGGTGAGGACCCTTGCTCTATCAAACTCTGCCATGAACTTCTTCATCTACACTTCAAGGATTCGGGACTTCCGAGTGGCTTATGCCGGGATGTGCAGAAAAGTTCTTTGCATTGCGCGAATGAAAAATCGCCCTTGA
- the LOC137995021 gene encoding melatonin receptor type 1A-like, producing the protein MNHSLENTTNLSFEDNCSLSLPQGIALIAANGLICVLGTIGNLMVCVAVLADHRLRRSSNYLLFSLAIADLIVAIICEPILLANLGRRTFLQDCASRHLETAYSILANLSCFASVLHLAAVSVDRFIAVCFSLRHRTLMNNCGIYTMLFVSWTIPLLSPVLRVALPSSFPSAIVAYGSFALGYGIIILSYVIIVAFLFYRKWKTRKIRVQPRTRNRNWCRELRVSHTLALVTVVFTMCWMPLMTALFATGKPLFKMNGPVHMWLRTLALSNSVMNFVIYTVKMPDFRNAYGKICKCHQMCCS; encoded by the coding sequence ATGAATCATTCGTTAGAAAACACAACAAATTTGTCATTTGAAGATAACTGCTCTCTTTCATTGCCTCAAGGTATTGCACTGATTGCAGCCAATGGTTTAATCTGTGTTCTTGGTACAATAGGCAACTTGATGGTTTGCGTGGCTGTTCTTGCAGATCACCGTCTGCGTCGAAGCTCTAACTACCTACTTTTCAGCTTAGCAATTGCAGATTTAATTGTTGCAATTATATGCGAACCTATCCTTTTGGCAAACTTAGGGAGGAGAACGTTCCTTCAAGACTGTGCATCAAGGCATCTGGAGACCGCCTACAGTATTTTAGCCAATCTTTCATGTTTTGCATCGGTTTTGCATCTGGCGGCCGTCAGCGTCGACCGTTTCATCGCTGTGTGCTTCTCTTTACGCCACAGAACTTTGATGAACAATTGTGGAATATATACCATGCTCTTCGTGTCCTGGACAATCCCTCTGTTATCTCCTGTATTACGCGTCGCACTTCCATCGTCATTCCCTTCAGCCATTGTGGCATATGGGTCGTTTGCCTTAGGTTATGGCATCATTATTTTGTCTTACGTGATAATTGTTGCGTTTCTGTTTTACAGAAAatggaaaacaagaaaaatcagAGTTCAGCCACGAACGCGAAATAGAAATTGGTGCAGAGAACTGAGAGTTTCGCACACGCTTGCCTTGGTTACTGTTGTATTTACGATGTGCTGGATGCCCTTGATGACTGCTTTGTTTGCCACCGGCAAGCCACTTTTCAAAATGAACGGGCCTGTTCATATGTGGCTTCGTACTCTAGCTTTGTCTAACTCGGTTATGAACTTTGTGATTTACACTGTCAAAATGCCGGATTTCCGTAATGCTTATGGCAAAATATGCAAATGCCATCAAATGTGTTGCTCCTGA